A genome region from Sphingobacteriaceae bacterium GW460-11-11-14-LB5 includes the following:
- a CDS encoding polysaccharide lyase, producing the protein MKKNFLNLLCTTALIFSANYTFAQYPNIPADIKKSSDSMMKEAYHQSDIAWEKAKPIMAKEAAEGKPYIPWAGRPTDLPQSKLLAFPGAEGGGAYSFGGHGGRVIVVKNLNDRGPGSLRDACEQGGARIVVFNVAGIIRLKTPLIIRAPYITIAGQTAPGDGVCVAGESVWLNTHDVIVRFMRFRRGETFVGRRDDAIGGNPVGNIMIDHVSASWGLDENMSMYRHMYNDSTGKTEEKLGTVNITIQNSIFSEALDYWNHAFGSTLGGENCAFVRNLWADNGARNPSIGWNGIFNFANNVVFNWNNRSTDGGDYTAQYNIINNYYKPGPVTELKDPISYRILKPESGRSKLPYVVFGRAYVAGNIIDGNERVTKNNWDGGVQMEDKKGNLMSLETAGKYFPAMKAKDPFPMPKISIIPTLQAKEYVLANAGATLPKRDPVDTRVVKQVATGKIEVYPNAKPSAFQFEHRRLPGDSYKQGIITEVSQVGGYPEYKGTPYKDSDDDGMPDAYELKNGLNPKDASDAAKITKSGYSNIEVYLNSVVPVSIVKPN; encoded by the coding sequence ATGAAAAAGAACTTTTTAAATCTGTTGTGTACAACGGCATTAATTTTCTCCGCAAATTATACATTTGCCCAATACCCGAATATTCCGGCCGACATCAAAAAATCTTCTGATTCGATGATGAAAGAAGCTTATCACCAGTCGGATATAGCCTGGGAAAAAGCCAAGCCTATTATGGCCAAAGAAGCTGCTGAAGGTAAGCCGTATATTCCATGGGCTGGCCGGCCAACTGACCTCCCTCAGTCTAAACTCCTGGCATTTCCAGGTGCTGAAGGTGGAGGTGCATACAGCTTTGGTGGTCATGGCGGTAGGGTAATTGTCGTTAAAAATTTAAACGATAGGGGTCCGGGCTCTTTGCGTGATGCCTGCGAACAAGGTGGAGCAAGAATTGTTGTTTTCAATGTTGCCGGTATCATCAGACTGAAAACGCCATTGATCATCCGTGCCCCATACATTACCATTGCTGGTCAAACCGCACCGGGTGACGGTGTGTGTGTAGCTGGCGAATCGGTTTGGTTAAATACCCACGATGTTATTGTTCGCTTCATGCGTTTTAGAAGAGGTGAAACTTTTGTGGGCCGTCGCGATGATGCCATTGGTGGAAATCCGGTTGGAAACATCATGATTGATCACGTTTCGGCAAGTTGGGGTTTGGATGAAAATATGTCGATGTACCGCCACATGTACAATGATAGCACAGGTAAAACCGAAGAAAAACTGGGAACAGTTAATATCACCATACAAAACTCTATTTTCTCGGAAGCCTTAGATTACTGGAACCATGCTTTTGGCAGTACTTTAGGTGGCGAAAATTGTGCTTTTGTACGTAACCTTTGGGCTGATAACGGCGCCCGTAACCCATCAATCGGCTGGAATGGTATATTTAACTTCGCCAATAACGTGGTGTTCAACTGGAATAACCGCTCTACCGATGGTGGCGATTATACGGCACAATATAACATCATCAACAACTATTATAAACCAGGACCGGTTACCGAATTAAAAGATCCGATCAGTTACCGGATTTTGAAACCAGAATCAGGCCGTAGTAAATTACCTTACGTGGTGTTCGGCCGTGCCTATGTTGCCGGAAATATTATTGATGGTAATGAGCGGGTAACCAAAAATAACTGGGATGGAGGCGTACAGATGGAAGATAAAAAAGGAAATTTAATGTCTTTGGAAACAGCTGGTAAATACTTTCCTGCAATGAAAGCCAAAGATCCGTTCCCAATGCCTAAAATCAGTATCATACCAACTTTACAGGCTAAAGAATATGTATTGGCAAATGCCGGCGCAACCTTACCAAAAAGAGATCCGGTTGATACACGTGTCGTGAAACAAGTGGCTACCGGAAAAATTGAAGTTTATCCGAACGCTAAACCATCTGCTTTCCAGTTCGAACACCGCAGGTTACCAGGCGATTCTTATAAACAAGGTATCATTACAGAGGTTTCACAAGTTGGAGGTTATCCGGAATACAAAGGAACGCCTTACAAAGATTCAGACGATGATGGTATGCCAGACGCGTATGAACTTAAAAACGGCTTGAATCCTAAGGATGCATCTGATGCTGCGAAAATTACCAAAAGCGGTTATTCAAACATCGAAGTATATTTAAATAGTGTTGTTCCTGTTTCAATTGTAAAACCTAATTAA
- a CDS encoding polysaccharide lyase: MRTWNSIFSIIALCGIGNVAFSQYPVIPEAMEKKADSLLKSIEEKSELQFLKVKHIVDEEAKHGKPYIPWAAKPGDLPQAKTVAFPGAEGGGAYSFGGRGGKVYVVTSLEDSGKGTLREACEQGGARIIVFNVSGIIRLKTPLIIRAPYITIAGQSAPGDGVCVAGESVWINTHDVVIRYMRFRRGQTDVTRRDDAIGGNPVGNIIIDHVSASWGLDENMSIYRHVYDKEDGSKPEKLPTVNVTIQNSIFSEALDTYNHAFGSTIGGLNSTFMRNLWASNISRNPSVGMYGDFGFANNVIFNWWNRSADGGDNASLYSFINNYYKPGPITPAGEPISYRILKPESGRDKKFSNEFGRAYVTGNIIEGNEKVTKNNWDGGVQPESKRDKQKLLDSMKVDKPLPMAKISIIDTKKAYDYVLANAGASLPVRDAVDQRIIKQVTTGKIEHVEDGKLPAKQSYVKRRLPADSYKQGIISDIAQVGGYPEYKGKPYLDSDHDGIPDAWEIKNGLNPKDAKDATKLSKSGDANIEVYLNSLVDINKVRP, encoded by the coding sequence ATGCGTACCTGGAATTCAATTTTTAGCATAATTGCTTTATGCGGTATAGGAAATGTAGCTTTTTCGCAATATCCGGTTATCCCTGAAGCAATGGAAAAGAAAGCCGATTCACTTTTGAAAAGTATCGAAGAAAAATCAGAACTTCAGTTTTTAAAAGTTAAACATATTGTTGATGAAGAGGCAAAACATGGTAAACCTTATATTCCATGGGCGGCTAAACCAGGCGATTTGCCACAAGCGAAAACCGTAGCCTTTCCTGGTGCTGAAGGTGGTGGCGCATACTCGTTCGGAGGCAGAGGAGGAAAAGTTTATGTGGTCACCAGTCTGGAAGATTCAGGCAAGGGAACACTGCGTGAAGCCTGCGAACAAGGCGGAGCGAGAATTATTGTTTTCAACGTTTCGGGCATCATCAGATTAAAAACACCACTGATTATTCGGGCACCTTATATTACCATTGCCGGTCAAAGTGCACCAGGCGATGGTGTGTGTGTGGCTGGCGAATCGGTATGGATTAATACACATGATGTGGTGATCCGTTATATGCGTTTCCGCCGTGGCCAGACAGATGTAACACGAAGAGATGATGCCATTGGTGGTAATCCCGTTGGTAATATCATCATCGACCATGTTTCGGCGAGCTGGGGATTGGACGAAAACATGTCTATTTATCGTCATGTTTATGATAAAGAAGACGGTTCTAAGCCAGAGAAATTACCTACAGTAAACGTTACCATTCAAAATTCAATTTTTTCTGAAGCCTTAGATACCTATAACCATGCTTTCGGAAGTACCATTGGAGGTTTAAATTCAACTTTCATGCGTAATCTTTGGGCCTCAAATATCAGTCGCAACCCATCCGTAGGTATGTACGGCGATTTTGGTTTTGCCAATAACGTGATTTTTAACTGGTGGAACAGAAGTGCCGATGGTGGCGATAATGCTTCTTTATACAGTTTCATTAATAATTATTACAAACCAGGACCCATTACGCCTGCAGGAGAACCGATTTCTTATCGTATCTTGAAGCCAGAATCGGGTAGGGATAAAAAGTTTTCGAATGAATTTGGCCGCGCTTATGTAACCGGAAATATTATTGAAGGAAATGAAAAAGTAACCAAAAACAACTGGGATGGCGGCGTTCAGCCTGAAAGCAAAAGAGATAAACAAAAACTACTGGATTCGATGAAAGTAGATAAACCATTACCTATGGCCAAAATTTCAATCATCGACACCAAAAAAGCTTACGATTATGTGCTGGCTAATGCAGGTGCATCTTTACCGGTTCGCGATGCGGTAGATCAACGTATCATCAAACAGGTTACCACCGGTAAGATTGAGCATGTAGAAGACGGAAAACTTCCTGCTAAACAAAGTTATGTAAAACGTCGTTTACCTGCCGATTCTTATAAACAAGGCATTATTTCAGATATCGCACAAGTTGGCGGTTACCCTGAATATAAAGGAAAACCCTATCTGGATAGTGATCATGATGGTATTCCAGATGCCTGGGAAATCAAAAACGGACTTAATCCTAAAGATGCCAAGGATGCTACAAAGCTATCGAAATCAGGTGATGCCAATATCGAAGTGTACTTGAATAGTTTGGTTGATATTAATAAAGTGAGACCGTAG
- a CDS encoding pectate lyase: protein MPKTNHILKVLQLKTLPFLVMALLAANFSFAQKTKPVEPPKPIFKGKDGKMAYTPDAEGNRIPDFSYAGYMAGEIAIPNATIKVVVPVSKGDATLRIQSAINYVAKLPIGKDGLRGAVLLEKGTYEVAGTLRLSASGVVLRGSGMGENGTKIFATGLDRIGVIRILGQKNKVEEQAIALTDTYVPVNANKITLANTNGLKIGDQILIHRPSTKEWIETLKTVEFGGGESALGWKPGTRDIHWDRKITAINGNTITFDAPITTALDSRFGGATLSKYKWAGRIAQSGVENLKIESDYHKENTKDEYHRWTAICLENVQDAWVRQVVFEHFAGSAVNVLETSKRITVEDCKSLAPISEIGGERRFTFLTTGSQTLFQRLYSEYGYHDFAVGFCAPGPNAFVQCQSYLPFSFSGAIDSWASGVLFDIVNIDGQALSYLNRGQDGQGAGWSAANSVFWQCSAARVDNFQPPTAQNWAFGTWSQFAGNGYWDMSNEQIQPRSLYYAQLKDRLGNEADKRNFVLPVETEASSSPPVDVALKLTKLAYKPALTVSEYIDAASERNKIPTDAGSEKSIDKIGLDKVIQPTLASAMTIKKGWLVRGNELVVGNRQDVPWWNGSARPYGLKNTKFHITRFVPGRSGNGLTDDLDSITDAMKSGSVKVLDHNYGLWYDRRRDDHERIRRMDGEVWAPFYELPFARSGQDKAWDGLSKYDITKYNLWYWDRLKQFANLADQKGLVLIHENYFQHNIIEAGAHYADFPWRTANNINNTGFPEPVPYAGDKRIFMAEQFYDITNEHRKAIHKAYIRKCLENFNGNTGVIQLIGAEFTGPLHFVQFWIDTIKEWEKETGKHPIIGLSVTKDVQDAILADPNRANVVDLIDIRYWHYQADGTAYAPQGGLSLAPRQHARLLKPKKTSFEEVYHAVSEYKNKFPEKAVIYSGDSFDSFGWAILMAGGSLSNINEIDQSVLNAASSMKAFLPAGKSAKQYGLENAGKAYILYNASADAINLDLSKITGKFNVKVLNTRTGKMLKEEKINAGAIVKLNKVASGDEVLIINKI from the coding sequence ATGCCAAAAACTAACCACATATTAAAAGTTTTACAACTAAAAACCTTACCGTTTTTGGTAATGGCGCTTTTGGCGGCTAACTTTTCTTTCGCACAAAAGACAAAACCTGTTGAGCCACCAAAGCCAATTTTTAAAGGAAAAGATGGCAAAATGGCGTATACGCCCGATGCAGAAGGAAACCGCATTCCCGATTTTTCATATGCAGGTTACATGGCTGGTGAAATAGCCATTCCTAATGCCACAATAAAAGTTGTGGTTCCTGTTTCAAAAGGCGATGCCACCCTAAGGATTCAATCAGCCATTAATTACGTGGCTAAATTACCGATCGGAAAAGATGGTTTACGTGGTGCGGTTTTACTGGAAAAAGGGACTTACGAAGTCGCTGGAACATTACGGTTATCAGCTTCCGGCGTAGTTCTTCGTGGAAGTGGAATGGGCGAAAACGGCACAAAAATTTTCGCTACAGGCTTAGATCGTATTGGTGTGATCAGAATTTTGGGTCAAAAGAATAAGGTGGAGGAACAAGCGATAGCCCTTACTGATACTTATGTGCCTGTAAATGCAAATAAAATTACCTTAGCGAATACAAATGGATTAAAAATTGGCGATCAGATCCTCATTCATCGCCCATCAACCAAAGAATGGATCGAAACCCTTAAAACTGTCGAGTTTGGCGGTGGTGAAAGTGCTTTAGGCTGGAAACCAGGAACAAGGGATATTCATTGGGATAGAAAAATCACTGCCATAAACGGCAATACAATCACTTTCGATGCGCCAATTACAACAGCCTTAGATTCCAGGTTTGGTGGTGCAACCCTTTCAAAATACAAATGGGCGGGCAGAATTGCGCAATCGGGTGTTGAAAATTTAAAAATCGAATCCGATTACCATAAAGAAAATACTAAAGACGAGTACCACCGCTGGACAGCCATTTGTTTAGAGAATGTGCAGGATGCCTGGGTTCGTCAGGTTGTTTTTGAACATTTTGCAGGTTCTGCTGTAAATGTTTTGGAGACTTCAAAAAGGATTACTGTTGAAGATTGTAAATCATTGGCCCCAATTTCTGAAATTGGTGGTGAACGCCGGTTTACATTTTTAACCACAGGATCACAGACCCTTTTCCAAAGGTTATATTCAGAATATGGCTACCATGATTTTGCGGTAGGCTTTTGTGCACCCGGACCAAATGCTTTTGTGCAATGCCAGTCGTATTTGCCTTTTAGTTTTAGTGGTGCAATTGATAGCTGGGCATCAGGTGTGTTGTTCGATATCGTAAATATTGATGGACAGGCCTTAAGTTATTTAAACCGCGGACAAGATGGCCAGGGGGCAGGGTGGAGCGCTGCAAACAGTGTATTCTGGCAGTGTAGTGCAGCCAGGGTTGATAATTTTCAACCCCCGACAGCTCAAAACTGGGCTTTTGGAACCTGGTCGCAATTTGCCGGGAATGGTTATTGGGATATGTCTAACGAACAAATTCAACCGAGAAGTTTATATTACGCGCAGTTAAAAGATAGATTAGGTAATGAAGCCGATAAAAGGAATTTCGTTCTTCCGGTAGAAACCGAAGCATCAAGTAGCCCACCTGTTGATGTAGCGCTAAAACTAACCAAGCTGGCCTATAAACCTGCATTAACCGTTTCAGAATATATTGATGCTGCATCTGAAAGAAATAAAATTCCAACGGATGCTGGTTCAGAAAAAAGTATCGATAAAATCGGCTTGGATAAAGTTATTCAACCAACACTTGCCAGCGCCATGACCATCAAAAAAGGTTGGTTGGTTCGCGGCAATGAACTTGTGGTGGGGAATCGCCAGGATGTGCCCTGGTGGAATGGAAGTGCGCGTCCTTACGGTTTAAAAAACACAAAATTTCATATTACGCGTTTTGTACCCGGACGTTCAGGAAATGGCTTAACAGACGATTTGGATTCGATTACGGATGCCATGAAAAGCGGTTCGGTAAAAGTACTCGATCACAATTATGGCCTTTGGTACGACAGAAGAAGAGATGATCACGAACGTATCCGCCGTATGGATGGCGAAGTTTGGGCACCATTTTACGAATTGCCATTTGCCCGAAGCGGACAGGATAAAGCCTGGGATGGTTTAAGCAAATACGACATCACGAAGTATAATCTTTGGTATTGGGATAGGTTAAAACAATTTGCCAATCTGGCCGACCAGAAAGGCCTGGTTTTAATCCATGAAAATTATTTTCAGCACAATATTATCGAAGCTGGTGCACATTATGCTGATTTTCCCTGGCGTACGGCAAACAACATCAACAATACAGGTTTCCCCGAACCAGTTCCATATGCCGGTGATAAACGTATTTTTATGGCCGAGCAGTTTTACGATATCACAAACGAGCACCGTAAGGCAATCCATAAGGCTTACATCAGAAAATGCCTGGAGAATTTCAATGGAAATACAGGTGTTATTCAGTTAATTGGTGCAGAGTTTACCGGTCCCTTACATTTTGTACAATTCTGGATCGACACCATAAAAGAGTGGGAAAAAGAAACAGGCAAACATCCCATCATCGGTTTAAGTGTAACCAAAGATGTTCAGGATGCCATTTTAGCTGATCCTAATCGTGCCAATGTTGTCGATTTAATCGATATCAGGTACTGGCATTACCAGGCCGATGGAACAGCTTATGCACCACAAGGTGGCTTAAGTTTAGCCCCCCGTCAGCATGCACGTTTGTTAAAACCTAAGAAAACATCTTTCGAAGAAGTTTACCATGCCGTTTCCGAATATAAAAACAAATTCCCTGAAAAGGCTGTGATTTATTCGGGCGATAGCTTTGATAGCTTCGGATGGGCGATTTTAATGGCAGGCGGTTCACTATCAAATATCAATGAAATAGATCAGTCGGTTCTAAATGCCGCTTCTTCAATGAAAGCATTTCTTCCGGCAGGTAAATCAGCTAAACAATACGGACTGGAAAATGCAGGCAAAGCTTACATTTTATACAATGCTTCAGCAGATGCGATTAATCTTGATTTAAGTAAGATCACAGGAAAATTCAATGTAAAAGTGCTGAACACCCGAACCGGTAAAATGCTTAAAGAAGAAAAAATTAATGCTGGCGCCATTGTAAAGTTGAATAAAGTAGCTTCAGGCGACGAGGTACTCATCATCAATAAAATTTAA
- a CDS encoding glycoside hydrolase: MNIKSKIFLLVMVSCLALACKKKPHFGDKSLLISENGRYLTTGDGKPFFWLGDTGWLLFGRLTREEANTYLEDRKQKGFNVIQVMLLHDVPSRNIYLDSSLVHADVSKPMLTPGNNPKDSLAYDYWDHVDYIVDKAAEKGLYMALVPVWGTNVKNGKVKKDQAKVYSEFLAKRYKEKWNIIWLNGGDIKGSDKKEVWNTIGETLRANDPNHLITFHPRGRTASSQWFQQAKWCDFDMVQSGHRRYDQDTSKNEKLHYGEDNWKYIEADYKLKPTKPTIDGEPSYEDIPQGLHDTSQPRWTDSDVRRYGYWSVFAGAFGYTYGHNSVMQMYKKTDLKPAYGPKDQWITAINAPGAKQMQYLKDLMLSHSYFDRVPDQTLIAGKNGEKYERVIATRGEEFALLYTYTGKNFSVQLGKTDGDDVKASWFDPRTGKTTAIGEFENKGIKEFNPPGEPANGNDWVLMLEKI, from the coding sequence ATGAACATTAAATCTAAAATATTTCTGCTTGTTATGGTTTCTTGCCTCGCTTTGGCTTGCAAGAAGAAACCTCATTTTGGGGATAAAAGCCTTCTGATTTCTGAAAATGGAAGATATTTAACCACTGGCGATGGCAAACCATTCTTTTGGCTCGGCGATACAGGCTGGTTGTTATTTGGCAGATTGACAAGAGAAGAGGCAAATACTTACCTGGAAGACCGTAAACAAAAGGGATTCAATGTAATCCAGGTGATGCTATTGCACGATGTGCCATCGAGAAATATCTATTTGGATTCATCGCTTGTGCATGCAGACGTTTCAAAACCGATGCTTACACCAGGCAATAACCCGAAAGATTCTTTGGCTTATGATTATTGGGATCATGTAGATTATATCGTTGATAAAGCAGCTGAAAAAGGGCTTTACATGGCCCTGGTTCCGGTTTGGGGTACCAATGTTAAAAATGGAAAAGTTAAAAAAGATCAGGCAAAGGTTTATTCCGAATTTTTGGCTAAACGTTATAAAGAAAAATGGAATATTATCTGGCTCAATGGTGGTGATATTAAAGGTAGCGACAAAAAAGAAGTTTGGAATACCATTGGTGAAACGCTAAGGGCGAATGACCCGAATCATTTAATTACTTTCCATCCAAGGGGGCGTACGGCTTCTTCGCAATGGTTCCAGCAAGCTAAATGGTGCGATTTCGACATGGTACAGTCAGGTCATCGCCGTTACGATCAGGATACATCTAAAAACGAGAAATTACATTATGGAGAAGATAACTGGAAATACATTGAAGCCGATTATAAACTGAAACCAACCAAACCGACTATTGATGGCGAACCTTCATACGAAGACATTCCACAAGGTTTGCACGATACCAGCCAGCCACGCTGGACAGATAGCGATGTAAGAAGATATGGTTACTGGTCGGTTTTTGCAGGTGCTTTCGGTTACACCTATGGCCATAATTCGGTGATGCAGATGTACAAAAAAACAGATCTAAAACCTGCTTATGGTCCAAAAGATCAATGGATAACGGCAATAAATGCTCCCGGAGCAAAACAAATGCAATACCTGAAAGATTTAATGCTTTCGCATTCCTATTTCGACCGTGTACCTGATCAGACTTTAATAGCTGGAAAGAACGGCGAAAAATACGAGCGGGTTATCGCCACAAGAGGTGAAGAATTTGCACTGCTTTATACTTATACCGGAAAAAATTTCAGCGTTCAGTTAGGTAAAACCGATGGCGATGATGTAAAGGCATCGTGGTTTGACCCAAGAACAGGAAAAACTACCGCAATAGGAGAATTTGAAAATAAAGGAATAAAAGAATTTAACCCACCAGGCGAACCTGCAAATGGTAATGATTGGGTTTTGATGTTGGAGAAGATATAG
- a CDS encoding arabinosidase: MGWLFCGLTSCTKQAYLFTSFHEPANEGLRLLYSYDAYHWTDLNKTFLKPEVGTQKVLRDPSIVQGPDGTFHLVWTCSWKGDKGFGYASSKDLINWSEQKFLPVMESEPKTVNVWAPEIFYDNEKGEYVIIWASTIPFRFAKGIEEEENNHRMYSITTKDFISFSKPKLFLDPGFSVIDAVILKRASKDYVLVLKDNTRPNRNLKVAFAKDALGPYENVSETFSPKLTEGPTVVKVGKDWLIYFDAYGQKIYSAYKTADFKTFKDVTSEVSIPEGHKHGTIIKVKRKVIENLLK, from the coding sequence ATGGGCTGGCTGTTTTGTGGATTAACATCCTGTACAAAACAAGCTTACCTGTTTACGTCTTTTCATGAGCCGGCAAACGAAGGATTAAGGCTTTTATACAGCTACGATGCTTACCATTGGACAGATTTAAATAAAACATTTTTAAAACCTGAAGTTGGAACGCAAAAAGTTTTACGCGATCCCTCCATCGTACAAGGGCCAGACGGTACTTTTCATTTGGTTTGGACCTGTAGCTGGAAAGGTGATAAAGGTTTTGGTTATGCCAGTTCAAAAGATCTGATCAACTGGAGCGAGCAGAAGTTCCTTCCAGTAATGGAAAGCGAACCCAAGACGGTAAATGTTTGGGCACCTGAAATTTTTTATGATAATGAAAAAGGAGAATATGTAATCATCTGGGCTTCAACCATACCATTCCGCTTTGCTAAAGGAATAGAAGAGGAAGAAAACAATCACCGGATGTACAGCATTACCACAAAAGATTTTATAAGCTTCTCGAAACCGAAATTATTTCTTGATCCTGGTTTTAGTGTTATTGATGCGGTTATTCTAAAACGCGCTAGCAAAGATTATGTGTTGGTTTTGAAAGATAATACACGCCCGAACAGAAATTTAAAAGTGGCTTTTGCAAAAGATGCTTTAGGACCTTACGAAAACGTTTCAGAAACTTTTAGTCCGAAATTAACCGAAGGACCAACGGTAGTCAAAGTTGGGAAGGATTGGCTGATTTATTTTGATGCTTACGGGCAGAAAATTTACTCGGCTTATAAAACGGCCGATTTTAAAACTTTTAAGGATGTGACATCGGAGGTTTCGATTCCCGAAGGACACAAACATGGAACGATTATAAAAGTAAAAAGGAAAGTGATTGAGAATTTATTGAAGTAA
- a CDS encoding six-hairpin glycosidase: MNTFKILCLTLPFTLALLTSQAQDTVRYTGKTLVNADYHHGQLSPVMGVHSIQTFRANREHPELAENFGWTYNHAPMLAYWNNKFYIEYLSDKVGESIPPGQTLVQSSKDGYTWTKPDVVFPIYRIPDGTTKEGRTDVAKDLDAVMHQRMGFYVSTKNVFLVLGFYAISFDAKDDPNDGHGIGRAVREIQADGKYGPIYFIHYNPGYSEKNTKYPLYTKSKSKAFVEACNELLANKLMTQQWNEEADRNDPLITLQKQYKAFSYYHLPDGRVVGLWKNALTAISNDNGKSWPENASRAPGFVNSNAKIWGQKTSDGNYATVYNPSEYRWPLAISTSKNGLDYTNLLLVNGEITPMRYGGNYKSYGPQYVRGIEEGNGKPADGKLWVTYSMNKEDIWVSSVPVPVNDQATQHVNDDFEKLPKGKALEMWNIYSPLWAPVKVEDGTLVLKDKDPFDYAKAERIFPASKKIMTLFSVTPKQNNFGLLEIELQDAKGMATVRLTFDTAGVLSAKAGARYKNFMKYEAGKSYDIKLKLDAHTRFYTITVNGKEVLTSLAFQPVTGVSRIVFRTGDVRRFPDVDTPADQAYDLKNAGESEKNEAVYSIKYLKTEGF; the protein is encoded by the coding sequence ATGAATACATTTAAAATACTTTGTTTAACCCTGCCATTTACACTTGCGCTATTAACTTCGCAGGCACAGGATACCGTACGTTACACGGGTAAAACTTTGGTTAATGCAGATTATCACCATGGCCAACTTTCGCCGGTAATGGGTGTGCACAGCATTCAAACTTTCCGTGCAAACAGAGAACATCCGGAACTGGCTGAAAACTTCGGCTGGACCTACAACCACGCGCCAATGCTGGCTTATTGGAACAACAAATTTTACATCGAATATTTAAGTGATAAAGTTGGCGAGAGCATTCCGCCAGGACAAACATTAGTGCAATCATCAAAAGATGGCTACACCTGGACCAAACCTGATGTCGTATTTCCAATTTACCGAATCCCGGATGGAACAACAAAGGAGGGAAGAACGGATGTGGCAAAAGATTTAGATGCCGTGATGCATCAGCGCATGGGCTTTTATGTTTCCACTAAAAATGTGTTTTTGGTTTTGGGTTTTTACGCCATCAGTTTCGATGCTAAAGACGATCCCAACGATGGTCATGGAATTGGCAGGGCCGTAAGAGAAATTCAAGCCGATGGAAAATACGGTCCGATTTATTTCATTCATTACAATCCCGGATATTCAGAGAAAAATACGAAGTATCCATTATACACTAAGAGTAAAAGTAAAGCTTTTGTTGAAGCTTGTAATGAGTTATTGGCAAATAAGTTAATGACACAGCAATGGAATGAGGAAGCAGATCGGAACGATCCTTTAATCACTTTGCAAAAACAATATAAAGCATTCAGTTACTATCATCTACCCGACGGAAGAGTGGTGGGTTTATGGAAAAATGCCTTAACAGCAATTAGCAATGATAATGGCAAAAGCTGGCCGGAAAATGCATCGCGTGCTCCAGGCTTTGTGAACAGTAATGCCAAAATCTGGGGGCAAAAAACTTCAGACGGAAATTATGCAACGGTTTATAATCCATCAGAATACCGGTGGCCTTTAGCCATTTCGACCAGTAAAAATGGTTTAGATTATACGAATCTTTTATTGGTAAATGGCGAGATCACACCCATGCGTTATGGCGGTAATTACAAATCTTATGGTCCGCAATATGTACGCGGTATCGAAGAAGGTAACGGGAAACCTGCTGATGGTAAATTATGGGTAACCTACAGTATGAACAAGGAAGATATCTGGGTTTCTTCAGTTCCTGTGCCCGTGAATGATCAAGCTACGCAGCACGTAAATGATGATTTTGAAAAGCTACCTAAAGGAAAAGCACTCGAAATGTGGAATATTTACAGTCCGCTTTGGGCGCCAGTTAAAGTTGAAGATGGAACTTTGGTTTTAAAGGATAAAGACCCCTTTGACTATGCAAAAGCAGAACGGATATTCCCGGCATCTAAAAAAATCATGACCTTGTTTTCGGTTACACCAAAGCAAAATAATTTCGGTTTACTCGAAATCGAATTGCAAGATGCTAAAGGAATGGCTACAGTTCGCCTGACTTTTGATACTGCTGGTGTATTAAGTGCAAAGGCTGGTGCCCGTTATAAAAACTTCATGAAATATGAGGCTGGAAAAAGCTATGATATCAAATTGAAACTCGATGCACATACCCGGTTTTACACCATTACCGTAAATGGAAAAGAGGTTTTAACGAGTCTGGCTTTTCAGCCGGTAACCGGTGTTTCGCGAATTGTTTTCCGTACAGGAGATGTTCGCCGTTTTCCAGATGTAGATACCCCGGCTGATCAAGCTTACGATTTGAAAAATGCAGGAGAATCTGAGAAAAACGAGGCTGTATATTCAATTAAATATTTAAAAACGGAGGGATTTTAG